The stretch of DNA CGAAAAAGACTTCCCCACCACTCTCCGAACCCCAGTCGTGAGTACAGACGCGCGACGAGTCGAGGTGCATCCGGGCTGTGAGGCGGTCGTGGACTTCGACCCCTCGCTCACCTTCGAGTGCGTAGAGGAGTGTACGTGGTGTTGTACCCACGGCGTGCTCCTCTACGAGCCGGACTTTTTCGAACTCGCGAAGCACGCCGACTTGAACGAGGCGACGACGACGTTCCGGGGGGAGAACTTCGTCAAGCGCGAGCAGAAAAATCGCGAGGAACACGTAAACGAGGAGGGCCAAGCCTGCTTTTTCCTGCGCGACGACGGTCTTTGTGAACTCCACTTAGAGCACGATTGGAAGCCAGCGCGGTGTTCGGTGTTTCCCCTGCAAGTGACGGTCGAAGACGGCGAGATTCACGTGTCAGTGCGCGAGTCGGCCCACGAACACTGCGAGGGACTCGACGTGAGCGAGCGGAAGGTTATCGACAATTTGGATGCGTTCTTGCCGCAGGTGCTCTGGGAACTCGACGACCCGGACACGCTGAAGGAACTCTGATTTAGAACAGGAGGTGGGTTTCGAACCCAAGGACGATTGCGTAGTTAGTGAGTGTGATGCCCAGATATGCGATTACCAGCGGGAGGAGTGATTCGCTCCGTTGGTAGGTGGAAGCCACGAGTGCGAACACCGTGAGTTCGAGCGCGAAGAGGTCGATTCGAAAGGGGAGTGAAAACCCGCTCAGAACGTCTCGCCTCGACGCATACGCCGCGAGGAACACGATGCATCCGGTGAGGCATATGAATCCCATGCCAAAACCGCCGGCCACCGACGCAGAGCCAAGCAGTGTGGCGTGCGACTGGGCGCTCGCACGCAACCCCCGACGCCACAGATAGACCACGCTCAACGCTCCGCCAACGACGCTGAGTTCAACGAGAACTCGACGGACTGAGCGAGAGGGCAGCGACCGGGTAGACATGAAACATGTAAGTATCCAAAATATTTAAATTAATATGTATATCATAAATTTTGTAATGTTTCGAGATACACGAGGGTGAGAAGCCAAACTTACGCGACCGCAAGCCACGCGAGGAGCACCGCGAACGCGCCGAGTGAGGTGCTGACGACGGCGTGTACCCGCAGTCGGTCGAGCAGTGCGTGGGCGTCGTCGGTGAGTTGGGCGACTTCACCGACCTCGCCGCCGACCTCACAGCGGGGGAGGAAGTCCATAGCGATGTGGAGGAAGATGCCGGCGGCGAAGCCGAACACGGCGGCGTTCAGTTGGGCGGAAGCGGGGAGAGAGACCAATCCGGAGAGGATGGCGGTGATGCCGACGCCCGCTGCCGGGAGCAAAATAATTGAAGTGGATTTGTCGTTCGAGGCGAGGCGGCGGGCGGCGGCGTACCCGGCGGGGCCTTTGTGCGAGACGATGGCGAGCCCAAGGACGAGGCCGAGTTCGGGGAGCGTCGCGTAGACGACGCCGATGATGATGCCCGCGGTGAGCGAGTGGGCGGTCAGGTGGGCCGTCGTCGCGTCGAAGGGCAGGTCGAGGTGGGCGAGGCGGTGGCCAATCGTATGGGAGGCGAAGCCGAGGAGGATACCCGCGGCGACGCCGAAGCCGCCGACCTTGGGGTCGAAGCCGAACGCTTGCGGGAGGAGAAAGACGGCGGCGCTCGTGACCATCGCGCCCGCGGCGAGGCCGTACCCCCAGACGAGGCGGCCGGCGTGTTTCGAGGCGGCGGCGCGCTTGCCCGGGATTGCGGCACCGGCCATTGCGATGAAGGCGACCCACCCGATGGTGAGCACCTTCCAGAGGCCCGCCGAGACGGCGAGCCCGGAGAGGACGACGAACGCGAGCACACCGGCGTACCCGACATAGGTGCGAGCGGGCGCGGAGGCTCCGGGCTGAGACATGTTGTTAACGCAGTGGTTGTAATTAATAAGTTCGTCGGTTCACCGGGTTGCGCGCTTCCAGTCACCGAGGCCGACGATTTTCCCATCTACTGCTTCCGCTGGGCAGTCGGTCGCAGCCCAGTAGAACATCGGCGCGACCGTTTCGGGCGACCGGCCGGTATCTGAGAGCGCTGTTTCGACCGCACCGGGGTCGACAATCCCCACGGGCTGGTCGAGTTCGGCGGCGAATCCCTGTACGAGCGCTTCGGCGGCTGCCTTCGAGATGGCGTAGCTGCCGTACCCCGGTGTATACTCACGCGCCACCGACCCGGAAGTGACGAGAATGCGGGCGTCGGAAGCGAGGTGCGGGAGGGCTTCGCGGATGGTCGAGAACACGCCACGGGCGTTCGTCCGGAGATGGTCGTCAAAGGCGGCGTAGGACGCTTCGGTGAGTGGCGTTTCGCCGGGCGTGCCGTGATACACACCGGCGTTTGCGACGACGCAGTCGATGTCGCCGTTCACCCGGGCGGCCGTTTCCATCAGAAACTCCACGTCGAACTCGTCGCGCACGTCCGCTCGCTGCGTGGTCACGCCACCCGACGCGTCTGCGAGGTCGGAAGCGAGCGACGAGAGTGCGTCTGCGTCGCGCCCAGCGGCGACGACGTGTGCGCCTTCGGTGGCGAACGTGCGCGCGACCGCCCGCCCGATGCCACGGGTTGCGCCGGTGATGACTGCCGTGTACTCCTCCATACCGATGCGTGCGAACCCGGGCATTAAGGCGATTTCCCTGTCTCGTTGGGGTGGTTCCTTATCATCGTAGAACATGTAGAGTATCTCATGAGTCCACACTCGCGCCAGTCGGTCGTCGTCATCGGTGGCGGCATCGGCGGCCTCTCGACGGCGTGCTACCTCGCTTCTGCTGACTTCGACGTCACGGTTTTAGAAAAGAACGAACAACTCGGCGGCAGAGCCAGCCGTCTCACCGAAGACGGCTTTCGCTTCGATATGGGGCCGTCGTGGTACCTCATGCCCGACGTGTTCGAGCGCTTCTTCCGTCACTTCGGCAAACTCCCCTCCGAGTACTACGAACTCGACCGCCTCGACCCCCACTACCGGATTTTCTTCAAAGACGGCGACCAGGTGGACATCACGCCCGACCGCGAGCAGGTGAAGGCAGTGTTCGACTCGTACGAACCCGGCGCGGGCGCAAAGCTCGACGCCTATCTTGAGGAAAGCGAGCGCAACTACGAGGTTGCGATGAACGAGTTCGTCTACAAAGACCGCCCGAAACTCCGCGACTGGGTTGACCCCTCCGTGCTCAAGGCCGCACCAATCGGCCTCAACCTCGTTGGCTCGATGCAGGACCACGTCGAGAAATACTTCGAGCACCCGAAACTCCAGCAGATAATGCAGTACACGCTGGTGTTCCTCGGCGGCTCGCCGAAGAACACGCCCGCGCTCTACAACATGATGAGCCACGTCGATTTCAACCTCGGCGTCTACTACCCTGAAGGCGGCATCGGCGCGGTCGTAGACGGTATCGTCGCACTCGCAGAGGAACTCGGCGTGGAGTTCGTCACCGACTGTGAGGTGACGGAAGTGACCCGCCGACGCGAAGGCTTCCTCGTCGAATCGACGCAAGGTGAGTACCACCCAGACCTCGTCGTCTCAGACGCCGACTACGCCCACACGGAACAGGACCTGCTCCCCGAACACGAACGACAGTACTCGGCCGACTATTGGGAGGACAGAACCTACGCGCCCTCCGCCTTCCTGCTCTACCTCGGCGTCTCCGGCGACGTCGAGGAACTCGCCCACCACACGCTCGTCCTTCCCGAAGACTGGAACCAGCACTTCGACCAGATTTTCGAAACGCCCGCGTGGCCGGATAACCCGGCGTACTACCTCTGCGTCCCCTCGAAAACCGACGACACGGTGGCTCCTGAGGGCCACAGCAACCTCTTCGCGCTCGTCCCTATCGCACCCGGCCTGACCGACACGCCGAAACTCCGCCGCCAGTACCGCGCGAAGATACTCGATGATATCGAAAAGAACACTGGCGTCGCCCTCCACGATCGCATCGTCTTCGAGAAATCGTTCTGCGTGCGCGACTTCGCAAGCCGGTACAACAGCACACAAGGAACCGCACTGGGCCTCGCCCACACGCTCAGACAGACCGCCCTGCTTCGCCCGCCACACCGCTCAAAGAAGGTGAACGGCCTCTACTTCACTGGCTCGTTTACCACCCCCGGCATCGGCGTTCCGATGTGCCTCATCAGCGGGGAGCACGCAGCGAACGCCGTCATCCACGATTCGACGCTATGAGAACTTCGACGCTTTCGCGTGCGACCGACGTGTTCGCCAACGCGCTTCCCGCAGAAAGCACGCTGCATGGCTACCTCCTCAGGCTCTCGCGGCCTCGCTTCTGGTTCTACCTCGCCGGGCCGGTCATCGTCGGCGCGGCCTACGGTGCAGAGTCGCTCGACGCGTTGCTCTCCCCGCTCAGCGTCGCCCTTTTTCTGTACTTCCTGCTCCCGGCGAACGTCTTCCTGTACGGCATAAACGACATCTTCGACCGGGAAGTGGACGTTGAAAACCCGAAGAAGGACGAAAAAGAAGTTAGATACTCGGGCGAGCGTGGCGTGCTGGCCGCAATTCTCTTGTCGGGGCTGCTCGGCCTCGTCTTCGTGCCGTTTCTGTCGCCGCTCGCGCTCGCCGTGCTCGCGGTGTACTACTTCCTCGCCGTCGAGTACAGCGCGCCGCCGTTTCGGTTCAAGACGACGCCGTTTCTCGATTCGCTCTCGAACGGGCTGTACATCCTGCCCGCCGTCGTCGCCTACACCGCGCTCGCGGGCAGCCTCCCGCCAACGCTCGCCATCGCGGGCGGGTGGCTCTGGACGATGGGAATGCACACCTTCTCTGCGATTCCCGACATCGAACCCGACCGCGCGGCGGGCATCCGCACGACGGCAACCGCACTCGGTCAGCGGCGAACCTACGTCTACTGTGCAGTCTGCTGGTTCGCTGCGGCCATCGCGTTCGCGCTCGTCCACCCGCTGCTCGGCGCGCTGCTCACTCTGTACCCCCTGCTGGTGTTCGGCATCGTCGTGGCCGGCGTCGGCGTAAATCGCGCGTACTGGTGGTATCCCGCCGTCAACACCGTCGTCGGGATGGTGCTGACCTTCGGCGGCCTCTGGAGGTTCGTCGGTGGCGTCTGAGGTGTCGAAGGGGTTTGATAAACTCGTCCACGACAACCGGTTCACGATTGCCGTCCTCTTCCCGCTCGTCGGCACGTTTCTGCTCATCCTCGGCAGCGAGGGCTACGTCCCGGCGGAACTCGCGCTCAATCCCTTCTTGCTCGTCGCGGCGACGTTCGTGATGCGCCTGCCGCTCATCGCTGGGTTGACGCCGCTCGTGACCCGGCGGGCAGCAGTTGCGCTCTGTACGCTCACCATCTTCACCTACGCCGTCGAGCTCGTCGGCGTCAGAACCGGGCTTCCCTACGGCGAGTTTTCCTACCAACTCGCGCTCGGGCCGATGCTGTTCGGTGAAGTCCCCCTCGCCCTGCCCATCTTCTACTTTCCCCTCCTGCTCAACAGCTACCTCCTTGGCTTGCTCCTGCTCGGGCCACGCGCCACCTCGCGGTTGCGGCGGATTCTCGCAGGCATCGGTATCGTCCTCGTGATGGACCTCGTGCTCGACCCGGCCGCCGTCGACCTCGGCTTCTGGGCGTACGTCGGCGGCGGCGCGTACTACGACGTACCAGTCTCGAACTACCTCGGGTGGGTGTTCTCCGCCACGATTGCGATGTCGCTCATCGAACTCGGCTTCCACGCAGACGAGGTGAAACGTCGGCTTGCGAACTGCTCGTTCATGCTCGACGACCTCGTGAGCTTCGCCATTCTTTGGGGGGTCGTAAACGGCTACTTCGGCAACTGGATTCCCGCCGCGCTCGCCGTCGGTTTCGCCCTGACCTTGCTTCGTCTCGACCGCTTTGACTTCGCCGTCGGCTCGGTCGTCAGGTCACGAAAAACGAAACACAGCTAGCGCGCCTGCGTGGGCGTGCCGGTCGGTTCCGGCGGTCTCGACCGCGTGGTTCCCGTCGTGCTCACCTTCTCGAAGACGACCTCCGGGTCTGAGTTCCACAGCCACTGCCACCTGGTTTCGGCGATGAGTCGGAGCTTTCGCACAGCAGAGAGCGACGGCGTCTGCGTGAGCGTGTCCATCCCCTGCTCGCGGATGAGGCGGTGGTGGTCTGCGTAGAGGACTGCGGACAGCAAGATGGCGAACTGGCTGTCTTCGGGCAGGTAGCGAATCCCCGCGACGCCCTCGCGGTAGAGGTCTTCTGCCCGCGTTAGTTCGAAAGAGATGGCGTCTGCGAACTCGGGAGTGAACTCGCGGCGTTCGATTTGGGCCTCGCTCACGCCGAAGGTGTCGAGGGTGGTTTGCGGGAGGTAGATGCGCTCTCGGTCGACGATGTCCTCGCCCACGTCGCGCAAG from Haladaptatus sp. ZSTT2 encodes:
- a CDS encoding ZIP family metal transporter; protein product: MSQPGASAPARTYVGYAGVLAFVVLSGLAVSAGLWKVLTIGWVAFIAMAGAAIPGKRAAASKHAGRLVWGYGLAAGAMVTSAAVFLLPQAFGFDPKVGGFGVAAGILLGFASHTIGHRLAHLDLPFDATTAHLTAHSLTAGIIIGVVYATLPELGLVLGLAIVSHKGPAGYAAARRLASNDKSTSIILLPAAGVGITAILSGLVSLPASAQLNAAVFGFAAGIFLHIAMDFLPRCEVGGEVGEVAQLTDDAHALLDRLRVHAVVSTSLGAFAVLLAWLAVA
- a CDS encoding SDR family oxidoreductase, producing MEEYTAVITGATRGIGRAVARTFATEGAHVVAAGRDADALSSLASDLADASGGVTTQRADVRDEFDVEFLMETAARVNGDIDCVVANAGVYHGTPGETPLTEASYAAFDDHLRTNARGVFSTIREALPHLASDARILVTSGSVAREYTPGYGSYAISKAAAEALVQGFAAELDQPVGIVDPGAVETALSDTGRSPETVAPMFYWAATDCPAEAVDGKIVGLGDWKRATR
- a CDS encoding phytoene desaturase family protein, which produces MSPHSRQSVVVIGGGIGGLSTACYLASADFDVTVLEKNEQLGGRASRLTEDGFRFDMGPSWYLMPDVFERFFRHFGKLPSEYYELDRLDPHYRIFFKDGDQVDITPDREQVKAVFDSYEPGAGAKLDAYLEESERNYEVAMNEFVYKDRPKLRDWVDPSVLKAAPIGLNLVGSMQDHVEKYFEHPKLQQIMQYTLVFLGGSPKNTPALYNMMSHVDFNLGVYYPEGGIGAVVDGIVALAEELGVEFVTDCEVTEVTRRREGFLVESTQGEYHPDLVVSDADYAHTEQDLLPEHERQYSADYWEDRTYAPSAFLLYLGVSGDVEELAHHTLVLPEDWNQHFDQIFETPAWPDNPAYYLCVPSKTDDTVAPEGHSNLFALVPIAPGLTDTPKLRRQYRAKILDDIEKNTGVALHDRIVFEKSFCVRDFASRYNSTQGTALGLAHTLRQTALLRPPHRSKKVNGLYFTGSFTTPGIGVPMCLISGEHAANAVIHDSTL
- the cruF gene encoding bisanhydrobacterioruberin hydratase — protein: MASEVSKGFDKLVHDNRFTIAVLFPLVGTFLLILGSEGYVPAELALNPFLLVAATFVMRLPLIAGLTPLVTRRAAVALCTLTIFTYAVELVGVRTGLPYGEFSYQLALGPMLFGEVPLALPIFYFPLLLNSYLLGLLLLGPRATSRLRRILAGIGIVLVMDLVLDPAAVDLGFWAYVGGGAYYDVPVSNYLGWVFSATIAMSLIELGFHADEVKRRLANCSFMLDDLVSFAILWGVVNGYFGNWIPAALAVGFALTLLRLDRFDFAVGSVVRSRKTKHS
- a CDS encoding prenyltransferase yields the protein MRTSTLSRATDVFANALPAESTLHGYLLRLSRPRFWFYLAGPVIVGAAYGAESLDALLSPLSVALFLYFLLPANVFLYGINDIFDREVDVENPKKDEKEVRYSGERGVLAAILLSGLLGLVFVPFLSPLALAVLAVYYFLAVEYSAPPFRFKTTPFLDSLSNGLYILPAVVAYTALAGSLPPTLAIAGGWLWTMGMHTFSAIPDIEPDRAAGIRTTATALGQRRTYVYCAVCWFAAAIAFALVHPLLGALLTLYPLLVFGIVVAGVGVNRAYWWYPAVNTVVGMVLTFGGLWRFVGGV